atgagaTGCGGAGGGAGAGGCATTCAAAAAATGGTAGTTACAGCATCTTATTGAGGAATCTAAGGCAGGACTAGGGAGACCTGAGTATGATGGAGCATGTTAGGGTTGGGAGTCAAGTCAAGCTCACAGCATTTCAGGGTTAGGGAGATAAGCTGTCTGCAGCAGTCAATAGTTGAGGGTTCAGCAGGGCTTCCAATAGGGCAGAATAAGGGACTGAACTGCCAGCTTCAGGGCAGGGGACAAGCCATCTCTCCTGATAGGAAAGGGTCAGGGGTTGAGTAGAGTCTTCAGCAAAGCTGGGAAGTTGGGTGTTCCCCAGCCTGTTACAGGATCCCAGCCAGGGCCAGAGCAGAAACCCTGGCCCTCTACCTCTTCATCCAGACAGGACTCATGGCAGCCACGGGTTACCTAGGGAGGAGGCTGGCATCAGATCTGGGCCTACTAGTACCAGTACTTAAAGAGTATATCTCCTCACCCTGTACTCACATTTCAGAGGCTATTCCACACCACCCTAACTGCCCCCAAGTCCCCCTTAGCACTCCCCATAGTTGTTTGAAAACGTCCACACCCTTCCCTTCCATACTTACATCAAAGAGTCCTGCCCCATGCTGCTGGTAGAGCCTTGGGTTGAGAAAGCCAAGAGGAGGGCGGCCACTAAGGATCCTGTGCTCATTGATCAAGGATAGGATCCCCCCAAACACTGGAGTAGAGGCCTACAAGAGTGAAGGTGCAAGTAGAGGTCAGGCGTTCTGAGTGATTGGACTTTTTGGAAGTGATGCTTTAAAGTATCAGACATCTCTAAGGAGTCAGGGGTTCTAGGTGCAAGGTGTTCAAGGTGTTAGGGGGTAAGGGTAGTTCCTGAGTGAGAGTTTGGAGATGGGCTGATTCTCACCGAGGTTCCGGACACCCATGGAATGGGCACTCTGTTGCTGACCACCCAGTAGCCATCGGAAAGTGCAGCCACATCTGGGTAGGCACGGCCACTGGCATTGAAGTAACTGGATGGTGGCAGGTGGGGGCTAGAGCTCAGGAACTTGGTTACAGCTTCCTCCTGAAAGGCATTTTTGAGTGAGTATTGGCATGTGGCCTGCCCAGCAGTCAGCTGAACTGAGGATCCCCCATCCTCACTCTTACCCTGCATCCATCCACACAAACACATGTACCTGGTATGAAGGCCGTGGGAACACATTGCTGAAGCCACCACCACTGATATAGTCAACAATTTCATTTGTGATGAGGAAAGGTTCCTGGAAGGATGTGCCTCCCACTGTGGTGACATAGGGGCTGAGGGGAGAAGACAGCATTTGGATAGTAGGGGACCCAAGGGGACCTCCAAGATATGTGGGGAGGGGTGCGTATAGCCCAGGTCTTGCTGGAGGAACTAGACTCTGTGGGGAAGCATGTATGTGGGATTGACTAAGAGATTTTGAGCCTTCAAGGCATGGCCCGAGGTGACTGTGCACACTTTTCTCTACAGAACACCCACCAAATCTTCCACTAAAATGCCTGGGAACTGACGAAAAGGAACAATGGGAGCTGTATCCCACACAAGAGATTTGGGGCCTGGGACCTGCAGGAAGAAGAGACAGGAGTACAGCAGCCAGGGCAGGCAAAGCTTAAGGCTGAACCACAGGAGCACATGGTGGGGTCAAGACAAAGGTTCTACATCATGAGATCACAAGTGAAAGGTGGTGGTTATACCTGATTGGTAGGCTAGAGTACTTACCTGGAGGCAGGGAAGGTAGGGCGGAACTGGTGTCTTCCAGAGACAGACCAACACCCGGCCCCACTGTCACCTGAGAGAGACCAAGTGTAGCATTCATATTAATTGGTTAGGGCTTAGTATTTGGGTTCGGATGTCAGAGGGGAAATTTGTTACTGTAGGAGGTCAGAGTGTAGAGGTCAGGTCAGTGGTCCCTACTGGAAGGTCTGAGTTCAGATTATGAGTCAGAGACCAGGCTCAGGGATCACTGTGGAGTCAAAGCTCCCAGGTTGCAGAGGTGTAAGCATTGTCTAAGTTTAGGGTAGGAGGTCACCTGAGGCGAAGAGCAGGGTGAGACCCCGAGCGGCAGCCTTCATGAGCTCAGTGTTGACCCGCTGGATGTAGGCGCTGCTGAGGGAGTCCTCATCATCTCCATAGCTCACAGTATGCACATGTGGCAGGGCTGATTCATTACTGagcagcatgagccactgcaggaAGGGCTCCTGTCCCTCATGCcggcctggattttttttttttttttttgagggatggGCACAAAGATAGTCACTGGGGGTTGTCAGGATCTCTCTCCAGCTTATAGCATTCCCTTGAGGGAGCAGGGATCAACACCCATCTCCCACCCCCTTCCCCACTGTCCAGTCCTCTTGGTAGTACCAGGGCTACTGTAGACCCAGGTGGAGATGTTGGCACCAGCACTCATCAGGTACTGCACATCTAGACTGGCCTCAATCCCGGCCCGGCCCCGGCCCTGTTGTCCAACCACACGGGCTACTGATGCCTGATGTGCAAAGTTGCCACCGAAGAGGCGCATGAACTGAGCCAGGTCTGAGTCATGGAAATACTGCTCCAGGAACTATGGAGGGAGTCAGAGCAGAGATCGTGGGTCCGAGGGTGAGTCCCAGGGTGGTAAGGAATTGAGGACACTGTGGGGAGGCTATGAGGACCCTGGGGCTCTTTGCTTGGCTCACCTGGGCACAGGCTTGGCTGTTATTGCTGGTGCCAGAGCCCACGTCTTGTGAGGTCAAGTTGTATCGCTTACGGATCACAGAGGGGGTTACCCCCAGATGCAGGCCTACAGTCCCTGTCACCTGCGGCTCAGGACGTTGCCTCAGGGATGATGTTGGGGGAAAACGGTGCAGTCCCCCCACTGTAGGGAGAAGTCAGGCTTGAGGAGATCTTATAGACTGTAATGCCCACCTTACAActcaccccacccccagtccCCAATGGCATCTAAACTTCCTCAGCCCCTGGATCTGTGTGCCCCAACCCCCATTCACCCCATAGGTGTTACCAAAGTCCACATGGGGGGCCAAGGCCTGTGGAAGCTGGTAGGGATGTGGGGACCTTACAACATGGGTCTCCGTAGGTCCTCCCACATAGTGATGAAACTCAGCCCCAGGGAGCAGCAGCTCTGCTTGTCTGGAGGTCAGAGAACAGAGGTCAGAAAGCTCAAAACGGAACAGAAGAAGCTACCTCTGAGCATCCCTGGGCAGTCAGTCACTGTCTCCCCATGCATTAGCTCCCACCCACAAGCCCCAGCAAGCTCTCAACTCCCTCCCATCCATCTCACTGATGGGATGACTGGTGCCCTCCATGGAGCAATCATTTCCTCTCACCGGATGCTCAGCCAGCAAGTCAGAAAGTCCTGTGTGATCACAGAATGGCACTTCCGGGCTCCGGCTGCCAAGAGCCATTTTTGCACCGTGCGGAGGGTCAGTGGGGATGGCCTCACCAGATCAGCCACATTCTCTAGGGTCAGGTATTTTCCTGCAGGGATTCAGAAGAGGCACTTGCCCTCATTCATTGCTTTCCCAAACTCCCCCTTTTGGACCTCAACTATGAGACATCAGGACTTCCCAAAGCCTGGAACAGGGTAAAGGAGGGCTATGTGTGCAGGTGTAGGGtgtacttgggaagcagaggaagAAAAGGCTGGAGAGACTTGAAATGCCATGGCCAATAATATGGATTTACCCTAAAGGCCAGTAAGTTGCAAATGTCGCACCACAGCATGTAGTGCCATGATCATGAAAATGAATGAGgttaatacatataaattttccattttaattttaagctTATGTCCAGTAAATGTTTTCAAATCTTTCGGCACCAGTTATTCAGTTTAGCTCAAATTTGCATACTTGTTGATTTTAAGCTTAACACGATGGTGAGTCACTGTTTCCTGCCATGCACACTAGTGTC
This genomic window from Pan troglodytes isolate AG18354 chromosome 9, NHGRI_mPanTro3-v2.0_pri, whole genome shotgun sequence contains:
- the TPP1 gene encoding tripeptidyl-peptidase 1 precursor produces the protein MGLQACLLGLFALILSGKCSYSPEPDQRRTLPPGWVSLGRADPEEELSLTFALRQQNVERLSELVQAVSDPSSPQYGKYLTLENVADLVRPSPLTLRTVQKWLLAAGARKCHSVITQDFLTCWLSIRQAELLLPGAEFHHYVGGPTETHVVRSPHPYQLPQALAPHVDFVGGLHRFPPTSSLRQRPEPQVTGTVGLHLGVTPSVIRKRYNLTSQDVGSGTSNNSQACAQFLEQYFHDSDLAQFMRLFGGNFAHQASVARVVGQQGRGRAGIEASLDVQYLMSAGANISTWVYSSPGRHEGQEPFLQWLMLLSNESALPHVHTVSYGDDEDSLSSAYIQRVNTELMKAAARGLTLLFASGDSGAGCWSVSGRHQFRPTFPASSPYVTTVGGTSFQEPFLITNEIVDYISGGGFSNVFPRPSYQEEAVTKFLSSSPHLPPSSYFNASGRAYPDVAALSDGYWVVSNRVPIPWVSGTSASTPVFGGILSLINEHRILSGRPPLGFLNPRLYQQHGAGLFDVTRGCHESCLDEEVEGQGFCSGPGWDPVTGWGTPNFPALLKTLLNP
- the TPP1 gene encoding tripeptidyl-peptidase 1 isoform X1 → MTADLRKGRMGLQACLLGLFALILSGKCSYSPEPDQRRTLPPGWVSLGRADPEEELSLTFALRQQNVERLSELVQAVSDPSSPQYGKYLTLENVADLVRPSPLTLRTVQKWLLAAGARKCHSVITQDFLTCWLSIRQAELLLPGAEFHHYVGGPTETHVVRSPHPYQLPQALAPHVDFVGGLHRFPPTSSLRQRPEPQVTGTVGLHLGVTPSVIRKRYNLTSQDVGSGTSNNSQACAQFLEQYFHDSDLAQFMRLFGGNFAHQASVARVVGQQGRGRAGIEASLDVQYLMSAGANISTWVYSSPGRHEGQEPFLQWLMLLSNESALPHVHTVSYGDDEDSLSSAYIQRVNTELMKAAARGLTLLFASGDSGAGCWSVSGRHQFRPTFPASSPYVTTVGGTSFQEPFLITNEIVDYISGGGFSNVFPRPSYQEEAVTKFLSSSPHLPPSSYFNASGRAYPDVAALSDGYWVVSNRVPIPWVSGTSASTPVFGGILSLINEHRILSGRPPLGFLNPRLYQQHGAGLFDVTRGCHESCLDEEVEGQGFCSGPGWDPVTGWGTPNFPALLKTLLNP